CGACAATCAGCGAGTTGAGACCCCGACCATCCAAATACTCCATCAGCAAGTATTGCTGACCGGTGATGACCAGGCCATGCTCGATCGTCCGCACGATACACGGATGAGTCAAGGACATCGCGATCTCGCCCTCTTTGGGCCGTTTGAGGCCAGCGAAGCGCGAGTCGAAGAATTGCTGCTTCTCGAGATCGAGAATCTTGAGCCCCAGTGTTCGTCCGGTACCATGCTCGCGAACCTTGTAGAATTCGCTCATCGTCCCAGAAACCGCTTCGCGCAAGATTTCAAATCGCGAGGCGATATCGAGCTTGGGTTGTCCTGCAAAAAAGGACGTGAACTTCTTCAGCAGACTCATTGGGAGGAGGAACTCGTCACGAAGGGGTAAACCTGAAATAGCAATTCAAATTTAGGCCCCTGAACGGATTCCGTCCGACAATTGGGCGCAGGAATGCCCAATTAATGTCTCGGGAAGTTTTGATGAGTTGTCTGTTCCGGTGCCTCTCCCCCCACTTTAAGCTGGCAGGTACCCGAAAACAAGGTCGTGCGTCCGTGCTTGTTAACCGGGTATTTCAGGGAAGAGGCGGTAAAATCATCATTTACCGCAATAGTCGATCGATCGGGCGATCTCGAGCTTTAGCTTATTTCGAGGCACAATTCGGTCGACAAAACCGTGTTCCAGCAAAAACTCGCTCGTCTGAAAACCTTCCGGGAGATCAATCCGGATGGTCGCCTTGATGGTACGTGGTCCGGCAAATCCGACCAATGCTTGCGGCTCGGCGAAGATCAAATCCCCCAGCGAGGCAAAGCTAGCTGCTACACCACCCATGGTCGGATTGGTTAGGACCGAGATGAACAATCCACCAGCTTCATGGAATCTGGCCAAGGCAGCGGTCGTTTTGGCCATCTGCATCAGGGAGTAAATCCCTTCGTGCATACGGGCACCACCACCGGAGCCACTGATGATAATTAGCGGCAGGTCTTGGGCGGTGGCTCGCTCGATCAAGCGAGTTAGCTTTTCGCCTACCACGCTACCCATACTTCCCATGATGAACGCGCTGTCGGTGACGCCAATGGCAACACGGCGGGCACGAATCATGCCGCAGCCGGTCAAAGCCGCATCGCGCAGGCCGGTACGTTTTTGCTCCGAAACGATACGGTCGGCGTATGCTTTCTTATCTTTGAAGCCCAGCGGATCGAGCGAGGTGAGGTTCGCGTCCCACTCCTCGAAGGTCCCGGCGTCGAGTACCTGATCGATTCGCTGCTGGGCGGAGATGGTCCAGTGATAATCACACTCAGGACAGACGCCCAATAGCTGTTCGGCTTGCTTGCGAAAGATCACGGCCTGGCAGCCAGGACAGCGTTGCCATAACCCCTCGGGTACGCCACGCTTCTTCGGCTTGCTGGAATCTTCGCTTTGGGTATCGATATCCGAAGTGACGGATGCCATGCTCATTTCCTCGACGGGAGGTGATGTCGGAGAGGTAGTTTCCAAAGGGTTGGTCGCTGACTTAGACTTTGGAGACGACGGCGTTTTTTTCATACTGGATGAGTTCCCACCATCCACATCGACGTTCAGCTTCCCACAAGTTCCCGAATTCGGTTTGCAAGATCTCGCTGCGAATGATGGATGCCAGAGGTTCAGGGGCGACCACAATCACATTGCCGTCACCTTTTTGATGCTTTTTCCATATCTTGTCTAGGGCGTTCTGCACACGCAACCGTACCTCGCCTAACGTCTCCCCTTGGGGGGGGCAGACCGCCTCTGGGTTTTCTTGCCATAGGCGATAGACGGTTGGTTGGTTTTGCTTGACCTCGGTGATTAGCTTTCCCTGCCACAAACCGGCATTCAGATTGGCCAGCGAATCCATCTGGCGGACCTTCATCCCCAGTGAGGTGGCAAAAGCTTCGGCCGTTTGAGCACATGCCTGGCATGGGCCGCAGTAGATCGCTTTGAAGTCGAGTTCACGGAGTTGATGTACCATTTCCGAGGCTTGACGTGTTCCTTCGTCCGTTAGAGGAACCGCCAATCGACTGCGGATACGACCTTGATGGTCGTATTCTGTCTGCCCGGGTCGTACAAGCACAATGCGTAGCATGGCAAGCTGTTCTCAATTAGGTGGAAACGTGCGCGGTGCGATAGAGCTCGTCGATCGCGGCGCTGTAGTCCGATTGATTGAAAATCGCTGATCCTATTACCAGGAGATCTGCTCCCGCTTCCGTGCAAGCCTGAACTGTTTCCAAGTTCACGCCCCCGTCTACTTCCAAAAGAAGGTCCTTGGGGCCTGCCTTACGCAGAGCCTCAAGCTTCTCGAGTGCTACCGGGTTGAACTTCTGTCCGCCGAAGCCTGCATTCACACTCATAATGAGTATCAAGTCTGCGATTTCCAGGAAAGGCATCACACGCTCAACTGGAATGTCCGGGTTGATAGCAACGCCAGCGCCGGCACCGAGCTCCTTGATTTCTTGCAGAATCCTTGCGGTCTCATCCCCTGCCGCTTCCTCGTGGATGGTAATGATATCCGCGCCCGCCTCATAGAACTGTCGGACGTATCGGCCTGGATTCTCGATCATCAAATGGACATCGAGGGGAAGTTCCGTAAGCTTGCGAAACGCGGCAACAATCGGCATTCCGTAAGTCAAATTGGGGACGAAGTTTCCGTCCATCACGTCCAAATGGAGTGCTTGCACGCCAGCAGCTTCCAACTTCTGTACTTCTCCCCGCATATCGCTGTAGTCGCACGATAGCACGGAGGGGAGAATAAGCGGTGACTGTTGGCGGAGTCGCGCAAGATGCGAACGACGAGACATGCCAGACCTTGATTCAGGGGAAGGATCACTTCACCAAGTTGGGAATTACATGCCCATTGGTTAGCAATCTCCGTTAGAGATCGCAGAAGTGTTCTTAGAGGCGAATTAAGCCCCTCAAATTTCGTTGGGTCAGATTATACATACGACACTAGTGCTCGTCAGCCGCTAAAGCACGCGATCCATGTAAGCTATTACGAACAATACACTTAGGGAGACAACTTAATCGTCTAGACTCTGTGGTTGGGGTAAATCATCAAGGGATGTCAGCCCAAACAGCTGTAAAAATCGCTCGGTCGTTGTATAGCGTTTGATCCGCTTTTCTTCGGGATCGGGCTGCATCCGTAACAGCCGGCGGCGGACTAACTGGGTCAGAATGGGCCCACTCGGCTTGTTTCGCATTTCATCGACCTCTTCCCGAGTCGCTCCCTGGTTGTAGGCAACCAGTGAAAGAACATCGATTGCTGGCTGCGATAACTTCGCCTCGCGGACCTTGCCGTAAAATTTCTCGCGTAGCGGCCGGAATTCATTTCGAAGGCTCATCCGATATGTGTTACCGACGGCGGCGATTTCGTACGGACATCCTTCCGCTTCGTACTTGCGATTCAGCTGGGCGACGAGATCGTCAATTTCGTCCGGCTTCACGCCCCGCATCACCGATGCGGCTTTTTCGGCAGTTAGCTTGTCATTCGAGGCGTTTCCGACAAATAAAAGCGCTTCGAGGATGGTCGTTGGCGAAAGTTCGCAGGGATCTTCCGCAACCGCTTCTTCCGCGAGACGCGAGATGGCTTCGGCGGTCGATTCTTCCTCTGGCTCATTTTTCTCAGGATCGGGCGATTCCTCTTGAAACGGAGAGGCCCGGCCTCCGAGTGCTTCGGCATAAGTCGCCGATAAGCGATCGAGGGATAGACCACCATCATCCCCCGTATCTTCGGCGAACATAGCAGAGAGATCGAATTGTTCTTCCTCGTCGGTCATAAGTCGCACTATATCGGCCGCACGCCTGATCGCTCAAGCCGAAAGCGAACCATTCGAAACGAACATGGCCACGCAAGCGTGGCCATGAGTGATCAACCTCAGAAGCGGGATTGCCGTTTACCAGCGTTTGGCAACCTCTTGCTTCATGAATGCCAGTCCATCTTTGGCAAGTTGCAGTTCGGTATCGAACATCTTTCGCCAGATCTTGGTCGCCGCAGCGATTTCCGGAAGGGCGAGGCCGAATGCTTCAACAACCATCCAACCGTCGTAGCCAACTTCCTTAAGAGCATCGAAATTAGTATCGAAGTCGACGTGGCCCGTGCCAGGCGTAGCGCGGTTGTTTTCAGAGATATGCACGTGATGCAGCACGTCGGCGCAATCACGAATCGCTTGCGCCATGTCCGCTTCTTCGATGTTCGAGTGGAACGTGTCGTACATCATCTTGCAGT
The genomic region above belongs to Blastopirellula marina and contains:
- the accD gene encoding acetyl-CoA carboxylase, carboxyltransferase subunit beta; its protein translation is MSMASVTSDIDTQSEDSSKPKKRGVPEGLWQRCPGCQAVIFRKQAEQLLGVCPECDYHWTISAQQRIDQVLDAGTFEEWDANLTSLDPLGFKDKKAYADRIVSEQKRTGLRDAALTGCGMIRARRVAIGVTDSAFIMGSMGSVVGEKLTRLIERATAQDLPLIIISGSGGGARMHEGIYSLMQMAKTTAALARFHEAGGLFISVLTNPTMGGVAASFASLGDLIFAEPQALVGFAGPRTIKATIRIDLPEGFQTSEFLLEHGFVDRIVPRNKLKLEIARSIDYCGK
- the scpB gene encoding SMC-Scp complex subunit ScpB, encoding MTDEEEQFDLSAMFAEDTGDDGGLSLDRLSATYAEALGGRASPFQEESPDPEKNEPEEESTAEAISRLAEEAVAEDPCELSPTTILEALLFVGNASNDKLTAEKAASVMRGVKPDEIDDLVAQLNRKYEAEGCPYEIAAVGNTYRMSLRNEFRPLREKFYGKVREAKLSQPAIDVLSLVAYNQGATREEVDEMRNKPSGPILTQLVRRRLLRMQPDPEEKRIKRYTTTERFLQLFGLTSLDDLPQPQSLDD
- a CDS encoding histidine phosphatase family protein, which codes for MLRIVLVRPGQTEYDHQGRIRSRLAVPLTDEGTRQASEMVHQLRELDFKAIYCGPCQACAQTAEAFATSLGMKVRQMDSLANLNAGLWQGKLITEVKQNQPTVYRLWQENPEAVCPPQGETLGEVRLRVQNALDKIWKKHQKGDGNVIVVAPEPLASIIRSEILQTEFGNLWEAERRCGWWELIQYEKNAVVSKV
- the rpe gene encoding ribulose-phosphate 3-epimerase, whose product is MSRRSHLARLRQQSPLILPSVLSCDYSDMRGEVQKLEAAGVQALHLDVMDGNFVPNLTYGMPIVAAFRKLTELPLDVHLMIENPGRYVRQFYEAGADIITIHEEAAGDETARILQEIKELGAGAGVAINPDIPVERVMPFLEIADLILIMSVNAGFGGQKFNPVALEKLEALRKAGPKDLLLEVDGGVNLETVQACTEAGADLLVIGSAIFNQSDYSAAIDELYRTAHVST